A single genomic interval of Nitrosomonadales bacterium harbors:
- a CDS encoding nickel-dependent hydrogenase large subunit, translating into MSRRVVVDPITRIEGHLRIEAETDAEGRITQASSAGTMVRGIEIILRGRDPRDAWAFAQRICGVCTLVHGIASVRAVEDALKYEIPANAQLIRNLMIGAQYIHDHVMHFYHLHALDWVDVVSALKADPAATSRLAQTVSPSYPRSSPGYFADVQKKVKGFVEGGQLGIFANGYWGHPAYKLPPEANLMAVAHYLDALAWQRDVAKLHTIFGGKNPHPNFLVGGVPCAISVHPQHKGHGKGPHHRGGEGATSLNMVGLANVQNIINQMREFVEQVYVPDTLAIAGFYKDWGAQGEGVGNFLTYGDFPAKGINDPASNLIPAGVILNRDLSTIHPVDLHAENEIEEFVAHSWYDYRAGKDKGLHPYNGETALHYTGPKPPYENLDTAKDYSWLKSPRWKGKAMEVGPLARVLMLYASGHEQTRELVNMTLRTLDVPVAALYSTLGRTAARTLETKIIADAMQGWYDQLIANIKSGDVRTFNEQKWDPSNWPATAKGAGFTEAPRGALAHWVVIKDGKIDNYQAVVPSTWNAGPRDANGQEGPYEAALKGHKLHDPKQPIEILRTIHSFDPCIACAVHVTDPDGAELVEVKVR; encoded by the coding sequence ATGAGCAGAAGAGTCGTCGTCGACCCCATCACCCGCATCGAGGGCCACCTGCGAATCGAAGCCGAGACCGATGCCGAAGGGCGCATCACGCAGGCCTCCAGCGCCGGCACCATGGTGCGCGGCATCGAGATCATCCTGCGCGGCCGCGACCCGCGCGACGCATGGGCGTTCGCGCAGCGCATCTGCGGCGTGTGCACGCTGGTGCACGGCATCGCCTCGGTGCGCGCGGTCGAGGACGCGCTGAAATACGAGATCCCCGCCAACGCGCAACTGATCCGCAACCTGATGATAGGCGCGCAATACATCCACGACCACGTGATGCATTTCTACCACCTGCACGCGCTGGACTGGGTGGACGTGGTGTCCGCGCTGAAGGCCGATCCCGCCGCCACCTCGCGGCTGGCGCAGACGGTCAGTCCGTCCTATCCGCGTTCCTCGCCCGGCTATTTCGCCGACGTGCAGAAAAAGGTGAAGGGCTTTGTCGAAGGCGGCCAGCTCGGCATCTTCGCCAACGGTTACTGGGGACATCCGGCCTACAAGCTGCCGCCCGAGGCCAACCTGATGGCGGTCGCGCATTACCTCGATGCGCTCGCCTGGCAGCGCGACGTGGCCAAGTTGCACACCATCTTCGGCGGCAAGAACCCGCACCCCAACTTCCTCGTCGGCGGCGTGCCCTGCGCGATCAGCGTGCATCCGCAACACAAGGGTCACGGCAAGGGCCCGCACCATCGCGGCGGCGAGGGCGCCACCTCGCTCAACATGGTGGGGCTGGCCAACGTGCAGAACATCATCAACCAGATGCGCGAGTTCGTGGAACAGGTCTATGTGCCGGATACGCTGGCCATTGCAGGTTTCTACAAGGACTGGGGCGCGCAGGGTGAAGGCGTCGGCAACTTCCTCACTTATGGCGATTTCCCCGCCAAAGGCATCAACGACCCGGCCAGCAACCTGATCCCCGCCGGCGTCATCCTCAACCGCGACCTGTCCACCATCCATCCTGTCGACCTGCACGCCGAGAACGAGATCGAGGAATTCGTCGCGCATTCCTGGTACGACTACCGCGCAGGCAAGGACAAGGGGCTGCACCCGTACAACGGCGAGACCGCGCTGCACTACACCGGCCCCAAGCCGCCCTACGAGAACCTCGACACCGCCAAGGATTATTCCTGGCTCAAATCACCGCGCTGGAAAGGCAAGGCGATGGAGGTCGGCCCGCTGGCGCGTGTGCTGATGCTGTATGCCAGCGGCCACGAGCAGACCAGGGAACTGGTGAACATGACGCTGCGCACGCTCGACGTGCCGGTGGCCGCGCTCTATTCCACGCTGGGCCGCACTGCCGCGCGCACGCTGGAGACCAAGATCATCGCCGACGCGATGCAGGGCTGGTACGACCAGCTCATCGCCAACATCAAGTCGGGCGACGTGCGCACCTTCAACGAACAGAAATGGGACCCGTCCAACTGGCCTGCCACCGCAAAAGGTGCAGGCTTCACCGAAGCGCCGCGCGGCGCACTGGCGCACTGGGTGGTCATCAAGGATGGCAAGATAGACAACTACCAGGCGGTCGTCCCATCCACCTGGAACGCCGGACCGCGCGATGCGAACGGACAGGAAGGCCCTTACGAGGCCGCGCTGAAAGGCCACAAACTGCACGACCCCAAACAGCCCATCGAGATATTGCGCACCATCCACAGCTTCGACCCCTGCATCGCCTGCGCAGTGCACGTGACCGACCCGGACGGCGCAGAACTGGTCGAGGTCAAGGTCAGATGA
- a CDS encoding (Fe-S)-binding protein, translating to MSTSLQRGIDTLIGQIDAPIASFFTSCVHCGLCADACLFYTETNDPKYTPIHKLEPMRRLWQQEYTFWGKLMKQVGLSKPVTDEELAEWEPLVYDSCTLCGRCSLVCPVGNDIVYMVRKMREGMVASGHAPEGLKGATQRAVELGSPMGVTLNTLMAHIRHTEKETGLTVPLDKEGADYMLVLSSAEVADYSEIVTAVTRIFHQAGVSWTFASDGFEGTNSGIQIGSSDLAAELVGRIVRAAERLRVKYVISPECGHAYTALRWEGPNLIGRAYPFEVIHIIELLDQLRSEGRLRTDSVDETRMTFHDPCQMVRRGGVIEQPRNLLKQVAPNFVEMPEAGVQNWCCGGGGGVAANPRAEPLRLQVFSRKKAQLDAVNVKTMVTSCSNCRTMLLDGLEHNRMDVEVIGLTELVAEHLAPEEKSNAD from the coding sequence ATGAGCACATCACTCCAGCGCGGCATCGACACCCTGATCGGGCAGATCGACGCACCGATCGCCAGCTTCTTCACCTCCTGCGTGCATTGCGGGCTGTGCGCCGATGCCTGCCTGTTCTACACCGAGACCAACGACCCGAAGTACACGCCGATCCACAAGCTGGAGCCGATGCGCCGCCTGTGGCAGCAGGAATACACCTTCTGGGGCAAGCTGATGAAGCAGGTCGGCCTGTCCAAGCCCGTCACCGACGAAGAGCTGGCCGAGTGGGAGCCGCTGGTGTACGACAGCTGCACGCTGTGCGGTCGCTGTTCGCTGGTCTGTCCGGTCGGCAACGACATCGTCTACATGGTGCGCAAGATGCGCGAGGGCATGGTGGCGTCCGGCCATGCGCCGGAAGGATTGAAGGGCGCGACGCAGCGCGCCGTCGAGCTCGGCAGCCCGATGGGCGTGACCCTGAACACGCTGATGGCGCACATCCGGCACACCGAAAAGGAGACCGGCCTGACGGTGCCGCTGGACAAGGAGGGCGCGGACTACATGCTGGTGCTCTCTTCCGCCGAGGTCGCCGATTACAGCGAGATCGTGACCGCGGTGACGCGCATCTTCCATCAGGCCGGGGTGTCGTGGACCTTCGCCTCGGACGGTTTCGAGGGCACCAACAGCGGCATCCAGATCGGCTCTTCCGACCTCGCGGCCGAGCTGGTCGGGCGCATCGTGCGCGCCGCCGAACGGCTCAGGGTGAAATACGTCATCAGCCCGGAATGTGGCCATGCCTATACCGCATTGCGCTGGGAAGGTCCCAACCTGATCGGTCGCGCCTATCCGTTCGAGGTCATCCACATCATCGAGCTGCTCGACCAGTTGCGCAGCGAAGGACGCTTGCGCACGGACAGCGTGGACGAGACGCGCATGACCTTCCACGACCCGTGCCAGATGGTGCGGCGCGGTGGCGTGATCGAACAGCCGCGCAATCTGCTGAAGCAGGTCGCGCCCAACTTCGTCGAGATGCCGGAGGCGGGCGTGCAGAACTGGTGCTGCGGCGGGGGGGGCGGTGTGGCCGCGAACCCGCGCGCCGAACCGCTGCGCCTGCAGGTGTTCAGCCGCAAGAAGGCGCAGCTCGATGCGGTGAACGTGAAGACCATGGTCACCTCCTGCTCCAATTGCCGCACCATGCTGCTGGACGGGCTGGAACACAACCGCATGGATGTCGAGGTCATCGGACTGACCGAACTCGTCGCCGAGCATCTGGCCCCTGAGGAGAAGTCAAATGCGGATTGA
- a CDS encoding hydrogenase small subunit: MNERETLGERLAQQGISRRAFLKFCAAMATMMALPPGSVSAIAAALASAKRPSVIWLSFQECTGCTESLTRSHSPTLESLIFDMISLDYHHTLQAASGHGAEKSREDAMREFFGSYLLLVDGSIPLKDGGIYSTIAGRTNLDLLEEAAKGAAAIVAVGSCAAFGGLPNAQPNPTGAVAVSDIIRDKPIVNISGCPPIPAVITGVLAHYLTFGELPVLDDLGRPKAFYGETIHDRCYRRPFYEQGKFAKTFDDEGARNGWCLYELGCKGPTTHNACATTKWNGGAGFPIEAGHGCLGCSEPKFWDAGSFYAPLPSPTADVASVAQAAAVVGAGAAVALSALDRNKRKRVQQAREKLTVKDLT, from the coding sequence ATGAACGAACGTGAAACCTTGGGAGAACGACTCGCGCAGCAGGGCATCAGCCGCCGCGCCTTCCTGAAATTCTGCGCCGCGATGGCGACGATGATGGCCCTGCCGCCCGGCAGTGTGAGCGCCATCGCCGCCGCGCTGGCCAGCGCGAAGCGGCCGTCGGTGATCTGGCTGTCGTTCCAGGAATGCACCGGCTGCACCGAATCGCTGACGCGCTCACATTCGCCGACACTGGAGAGTCTGATCTTCGACATGATCTCGCTCGACTACCACCATACGCTGCAGGCCGCTTCCGGTCATGGCGCGGAAAAATCGCGAGAGGATGCGATGCGCGAATTCTTCGGCAGCTACCTGTTGCTGGTGGACGGCTCGATCCCGCTCAAGGACGGCGGCATCTATTCCACCATCGCCGGGCGCACCAACCTCGACCTGCTGGAAGAGGCGGCGAAAGGCGCGGCGGCCATCGTCGCGGTCGGCAGTTGCGCGGCGTTCGGCGGCCTGCCCAACGCGCAGCCGAATCCCACCGGCGCGGTCGCGGTGTCCGACATCATCAGGGATAAACCCATCGTCAACATCTCCGGCTGCCCGCCCATCCCCGCCGTCATCACCGGCGTGCTGGCGCATTACCTGACCTTCGGCGAGCTGCCCGTGCTCGACGATCTGGGACGGCCCAAGGCGTTCTACGGCGAGACCATCCACGACCGCTGTTATCGCCGCCCGTTCTATGAACAGGGCAAGTTCGCCAAGACGTTCGACGACGAGGGCGCGCGCAACGGCTGGTGCCTGTACGAACTCGGCTGCAAGGGGCCGACCACGCACAACGCCTGCGCGACGACCAAATGGAACGGCGGGGCGGGCTTCCCGATCGAAGCCGGCCACGGCTGCCTGGGTTGTTCCGAGCCGAAATTCTGGGATGCGGGCAGCTTCTATGCGCCGCTGCCATCGCCCACTGCCGATGTCGCCTCGGTCGCGCAGGCCGCAGCGGTCGTTGGTGCGGGCGCCGCCGTGGCATTGAGCGCGCTGGATCGCAACAAGCGAAAACGGGTGCAGCAGGCGCGCGAGAAGCTGACCGTCAAAGACCTGACCTGA
- a CDS encoding hydrogenase expression/formation protein, which yields MTIPIRPDEDHSIGNLRALLAEIAAHLERLAHDGTTGIIDLNSLPLAPGEYEQLRQWLGQGEVSIRIEAIGPSEVVETGYPGVWWVTHYNVEGDIVADTLEVAAVPEIVRSQQEDIDAGLERLRARLNDEQQP from the coding sequence ATGACCATTCCCATCCGGCCCGACGAAGACCATTCCATCGGCAACCTGCGCGCATTGCTGGCCGAGATCGCCGCGCATCTGGAGAGACTGGCGCACGACGGGACGACTGGCATCATCGACCTGAACAGCCTGCCGCTGGCTCCCGGCGAATACGAACAGTTGCGCCAGTGGCTGGGACAGGGCGAGGTGTCGATCCGCATCGAGGCGATCGGGCCGAGCGAGGTCGTCGAGACCGGCTATCCCGGCGTGTGGTGGGTGACGCATTACAACGTCGAGGGCGACATCGTCGCCGATACGCTGGAGGTCGCTGCCGTTCCGGAGATCGTCCGGAGCCAGCAGGAAGACATCGATGCCGGGCTGGAACGGTTGCGCGCCCGACTCAACGACGAGCAGCAGCCATGA
- a CDS encoding HyaD/HybD family hydrogenase maturation endopeptidase has protein sequence MSERRKTLILGIGNSLLQDEGAGVHAVRMLAERMAGRDDIELMDGGTLSFTLAGAIEDAAQLIVIDAARFDGEPGATRVFEGEEMDAFIGGNRRCSVHEVSLIDLLSIARLADRLPSRRALIGIQPQDIEWGETPSPAVATALPRACSHALQLVEAWQT, from the coding sequence ATGAGTGAACGCCGCAAGACACTGATTCTCGGCATCGGCAATTCCCTGTTGCAAGACGAGGGTGCGGGTGTCCATGCGGTACGGATGCTGGCCGAACGGATGGCGGGACGCGATGACATCGAACTGATGGACGGTGGCACGTTGAGCTTCACACTGGCCGGCGCGATCGAGGATGCCGCGCAACTGATCGTGATCGACGCCGCGCGATTCGACGGTGAACCCGGCGCGACCCGGGTGTTCGAGGGCGAGGAGATGGACGCGTTCATCGGCGGCAACCGCAGGTGCAGCGTGCACGAGGTCAGCCTGATCGACCTGCTGTCCATCGCCCGGCTCGCCGACCGACTGCCGTCGCGGCGCGCGCTGATCGGCATCCAGCCGCAGGACATCGAGTGGGGCGAGACACCGTCGCCCGCCGTTGCCACCGCGCTCCCCCGCGCATGCTCCCATGCGTTGCAACTGGTCGAGGCGTGGCAGACATGA
- a CDS encoding HypC/HybG/HupF family hydrogenase formation chaperone, translated as MCLGIPMQITSIDGYNARCEARGVTREVSLFLLQDEPLAVGDYVIVHVGYAIQKLTEQEAHSTWELLDELLAAGAAS; from the coding sequence ATGTGCCTCGGCATCCCCATGCAGATCACCAGCATCGACGGTTATAACGCCCGCTGCGAAGCACGGGGCGTGACGCGCGAAGTCAGCCTGTTCCTGTTGCAGGACGAGCCGCTGGCGGTGGGCGACTACGTCATCGTGCATGTCGGCTACGCGATCCAGAAATTGACCGAACAGGAAGCGCATTCGACCTGGGAATTGCTCGACGAACTGCTGGCCGCCGGGGCCGCATCCTGA
- the hypD gene encoding hydrogenase formation protein HypD: MTGARDWLERIRALPLDRRVRIMNVCGGHERSITMAGLRGALPQNVELIPGPGCPVCVCPEEDVYLAMQMALRAGVILVAFGDMLRVPVNVPKSEPRSLEQAKAAGADVRPISSPQEAVRIARENPGRQVVFFAAGFETTTAPVAAMLLEGIPDNLLLLLSCRLTWPAVAMLLDSGTPGFNALIAPGHVATVMGPEEWSFVVDKHGLPAAVAGFTPLSLLAAIYSVLRQLIEGKRFLDNCYPEAVRPGGNPAAQALLAQALQVVDANWRGIGIIPASGYALAPRFEQYDARKLFGALEKEGRKRVGEMPPGCDCARVVLGRIYPNECRLYDKACTPRTPVGPCMVSDEGACRIWRSGGVSASSVSA; encoded by the coding sequence ATGACGGGCGCGCGTGACTGGCTGGAAAGGATACGCGCGCTGCCGCTCGACCGGCGCGTACGCATCATGAACGTGTGCGGCGGGCATGAGCGCTCGATCACGATGGCGGGCCTGCGCGGCGCGCTGCCGCAGAATGTGGAACTGATCCCCGGCCCCGGTTGCCCGGTGTGCGTGTGCCCCGAGGAGGATGTGTACCTGGCGATGCAGATGGCGTTGCGGGCGGGCGTGATCCTGGTCGCGTTCGGCGACATGCTGCGCGTGCCGGTGAACGTGCCGAAATCGGAACCCCGTTCCCTGGAACAGGCCAAGGCCGCCGGCGCCGACGTGCGCCCGATCTCCAGCCCGCAGGAAGCGGTAAGGATCGCCCGTGAGAATCCCGGACGGCAGGTGGTGTTCTTCGCGGCGGGATTCGAGACCACCACTGCGCCGGTCGCGGCGATGCTGCTCGAAGGCATACCGGACAATCTGCTGTTGCTGCTGTCGTGCCGCCTGACCTGGCCTGCCGTGGCGATGCTGCTGGATTCCGGCACGCCCGGGTTCAACGCGCTGATCGCGCCCGGTCACGTTGCCACCGTGATGGGGCCGGAGGAATGGTCGTTCGTGGTGGACAAACACGGCCTCCCCGCTGCGGTCGCCGGCTTCACACCGCTATCGCTGCTGGCGGCGATCTATTCGGTGCTGCGCCAGCTGATCGAGGGCAAGCGGTTCCTGGACAACTGTTACCCGGAAGCGGTACGTCCCGGCGGCAATCCTGCGGCGCAAGCGCTGCTGGCGCAGGCGTTGCAAGTGGTCGATGCCAACTGGCGCGGCATCGGCATCATTCCGGCGTCTGGATATGCGCTTGCGCCGCGTTTCGAACAGTACGATGCGCGCAAACTGTTCGGCGCGCTCGAAAAGGAAGGACGCAAGCGGGTCGGCGAAATGCCGCCGGGCTGCGACTGCGCGCGCGTGGTACTGGGCAGGATCTATCCGAACGAATGCAGGCTGTACGACAAGGCCTGCACGCCTCGCACGCCGGTCGGTCCCTGCATGGTATCCGACGAAGGCGCCTGCCGGATCTGGCGATCGGGCGGTGTCAGCGCAAGCTCAGTATCGGCTTGA
- a CDS encoding septal ring lytic transglycosylase RlpA family protein — protein MIKQTAILTLATLVLAACGSVPQREAATRSTPAPVESRTVGAAPSPAAPPGGGYLAGDGPGADIPANLDDIPDAVPRNEPLHRYANRPYVALGKTYTPKTVVGNFRERGIASWYGKKFHGQRTSSGEVYDMYGMTAAHPILPIPSYARVTNVANGKSVVVRVNDRGPFLHERVIDLSYTAAHKLGIVGNGSAEVEVESLGPNAIVNHVARVDAVQTRPLEKAAPVGNTYLQLGAFKSEDAAESFMAKMRAELGDLGNKLGLFSKGGLVRVHLGPYASESEARSSAESLKDKLGFKPILSLR, from the coding sequence ATGATCAAGCAAACCGCAATCCTGACATTGGCAACTCTGGTGCTGGCTGCCTGCGGCAGTGTGCCGCAACGCGAGGCGGCCACGCGCAGCACCCCCGCGCCGGTCGAGTCGCGCACGGTGGGCGCTGCTCCATCGCCTGCCGCCCCGCCCGGGGGCGGTTATCTTGCCGGCGACGGCCCCGGTGCCGATATACCGGCCAACCTCGACGATATCCCCGATGCCGTGCCGCGCAACGAGCCGCTGCACCGTTATGCCAACCGTCCCTACGTCGCGCTGGGCAAGACCTACACGCCGAAGACCGTGGTCGGGAATTTCAGGGAACGTGGCATCGCCTCCTGGTATGGCAAGAAATTCCACGGCCAGCGCACCTCCAGCGGCGAGGTGTATGACATGTACGGCATGACGGCCGCCCATCCCATCCTGCCGATCCCCAGCTATGCGCGCGTGACCAACGTGGCGAACGGGAAATCGGTGGTGGTGCGTGTCAACGACCGTGGCCCGTTCCTGCATGAGCGCGTGATAGACCTTTCCTATACAGCCGCGCACAAGCTCGGTATCGTCGGCAACGGCAGCGCGGAAGTCGAAGTCGAAAGCCTGGGGCCGAACGCGATCGTCAATCACGTCGCCAGGGTGGATGCGGTCCAGACCCGGCCGCTGGAAAAGGCTGCGCCCGTCGGCAACACCTATCTGCAGCTCGGTGCATTCAAGTCGGAAGACGCGGCGGAGAGCTTCATGGCAAAGATGCGTGCCGAACTCGGCGACCTCGGCAATAAGCTTGGACTGTTCTCAAAGGGCGGTCTGGTGCGCGTGCATCTCGGTCCGTATGCCAGTGAGAGCGAGGCGCGCAGCAGTGCGGAGAGTCTGAAGGACAAACTGGGCTTCAAGCCGATACTGAGCTTGCGCTGA
- the rodA gene encoding rod shape-determining protein RodA: MTRRQLWQRFIAHIDPPLMLGLALLLMVSLLVLYSADNAGWGKPLSQLFNITVALVCMWLVANLPLHYLMRTAVPIYMLGMALLIGVALFGEISHGARRWLNLGIGTIQPSELMKIGVPLMMAWYFEKHEATLTLKNYFVAALLLLVPVALIARQPDLGTAILISASGFYVLFLAGLSWKVIGGLFVSALASAPVLWSMLHDYQRHRILMLFDPSQDALGKGYHTIQATIAVGSGGILGKGYLQGTQTHLDFLPERTTDFIFAVYSEEFGLVGNLILLAMYFFVIGRGFIITANASTYFTRLMAGSITLTFATYAFVNMGMVSGILPVVGVPLPLVSYGGTSMLTLLLGFGMLMSIETHKKLVKT, translated from the coding sequence ATGACTAGGCGACAGCTATGGCAGCGTTTCATCGCTCACATCGACCCGCCGCTGATGCTCGGCCTTGCGCTGTTGTTGATGGTCAGCCTGCTGGTGCTGTACAGCGCGGACAATGCCGGTTGGGGCAAGCCGCTGAGCCAGTTGTTCAACATCACGGTGGCGCTGGTTTGCATGTGGCTGGTCGCAAACCTGCCCTTGCACTACCTGATGCGTACCGCCGTGCCGATCTATATGCTCGGCATGGCGTTGCTGATCGGCGTGGCGCTGTTCGGCGAGATCAGCCACGGCGCGCGGCGCTGGCTGAACCTCGGCATCGGCACGATCCAGCCGTCCGAACTGATGAAGATCGGCGTGCCGCTGATGATGGCCTGGTATTTCGAGAAGCACGAAGCCACGCTGACGCTGAAGAATTACTTCGTCGCCGCGTTGCTGCTGCTGGTGCCGGTGGCCCTGATCGCGCGTCAGCCCGACCTGGGCACCGCGATCCTGATCTCTGCCAGCGGGTTCTACGTATTGTTCCTCGCCGGACTCAGCTGGAAGGTGATCGGCGGCCTGTTTGTCTCGGCGCTCGCCAGCGCGCCGGTGCTGTGGTCGATGCTGCACGATTACCAGAGGCATCGCATCCTGATGCTGTTCGACCCCTCGCAGGACGCGCTGGGCAAGGGTTACCACACCATCCAGGCGACCATCGCGGTCGGGTCGGGCGGCATACTCGGCAAGGGCTACCTGCAAGGCACGCAGACCCATCTCGACTTCCTGCCGGAGCGCACCACCGATTTCATCTTCGCCGTGTACTCGGAAGAGTTCGGCCTGGTGGGCAACCTGATCCTGCTGGCGATGTATTTCTTCGTGATCGGGCGTGGCTTCATCATCACCGCCAATGCCTCCACCTATTTCACGCGCCTGATGGCCGGCTCCATCACGCTGACCTTCGCCACCTACGCGTTCGTCAACATGGGCATGGTCAGCGGCATCCTGCCGGTGGTCGGCGTTCCCTTGCCATTGGTGAGTTACGGCGGCACGTCGATGCTGACCCTGCTGCTGGGTTTTGGTATGCTGATGAGCATCGAGACGCACAAGAAACTGGTAAAGACCTAG
- the mrdA gene encoding penicillin-binding protein 2, translating into MKQHVELRNHLREIFYFRLRLAISIGFVLLLLAILLARFVYLQTVRHDYYQTLAESNRISVVPIVPNRGLILDRNGVVLAQNYSGYTLEITPSKVHDMETTINDLSALVAITPKDRKRFRKLLAERHDFESLVIRSRLDDEEVARFAAQQFRFPGVEIKARLFRDYPFGEKTAHLIGYVGRINETDVQQLEENDLAANYRGSDYIGKVGLEQSYENELHGVTGIEQVEVDSAGRAVRMLSRTPPSSGNTLVLSIDAKLQEIAEQSFGNYRGALVAIDPNNGEVLAFVSKPGYDPSLFIDGIDSESWDELNNSPDHPLNNRALRGQYPSGSTIKPFMALAGLYYGTRSPGRTISDPGYFTLPGSSHRYRDWKAGGHGSVDMFKSIVISCDTYYYGLAVDMGIDNIHGFLSRFNFGKKTGIDLEGETSGLLPSQEWKMRRYKQKWYTGDTVSVGIGQGYSLVTPMQLAYATATLANNGIAYRPHLVREVRRSSDGQSRLIVSKPETDLKLNPAHLDLVKRAMAAVTQPGGTAAQAAAGAPYHIAGKTGTAQVVGMKQGEKYDASKLDERHRDHAWFIAFAPAEQPKIALVVLAENGGHGGGTAAPIARKVMDYYLLGKEPEPLPDNAGEEGEND; encoded by the coding sequence ATGAAGCAGCACGTCGAACTCCGGAACCACCTGCGCGAGATCTTCTACTTCCGGCTGCGGCTGGCCATCAGTATCGGCTTCGTCCTGCTGCTGCTGGCGATCCTGCTGGCGCGCTTTGTCTATCTGCAAACGGTGCGTCACGACTATTACCAGACGCTGGCGGAGAGCAACCGCATCTCCGTCGTGCCCATCGTGCCGAATCGCGGCCTGATCCTCGACCGCAACGGCGTAGTGCTGGCGCAGAACTATTCCGGCTACACGCTGGAAATCACGCCCAGCAAGGTTCATGACATGGAGACCACGATCAACGATCTGTCCGCGCTGGTTGCGATCACACCCAAGGATCGCAAGCGCTTCAGAAAACTGCTCGCCGAACGGCATGATTTCGAATCGCTGGTGATACGCAGCCGGCTCGATGACGAGGAGGTCGCGCGGTTTGCCGCGCAGCAATTCCGTTTTCCCGGCGTCGAGATCAAGGCACGCCTGTTCCGCGATTATCCGTTCGGCGAGAAGACCGCCCATTTGATCGGTTATGTCGGGCGCATCAACGAGACCGACGTCCAGCAGCTCGAGGAGAACGACCTGGCGGCCAACTATCGCGGCTCGGACTACATCGGCAAGGTCGGCCTGGAACAGAGTTACGAGAACGAACTGCACGGCGTCACCGGTATCGAGCAGGTGGAAGTCGATTCTGCGGGACGCGCGGTGCGCATGTTGTCGCGCACCCCGCCGTCTTCCGGCAATACGCTGGTGTTGAGTATCGATGCAAAACTGCAGGAGATCGCCGAGCAGTCGTTCGGCAATTACCGCGGCGCGCTGGTGGCGATCGACCCGAACAACGGCGAGGTGCTGGCCTTCGTCAGCAAGCCGGGTTATGACCCCAGCCTGTTCATCGACGGGATCGATTCGGAAAGCTGGGACGAGTTGAACAATTCTCCCGACCATCCGCTCAACAACCGCGCGTTGCGCGGCCAGTATCCATCCGGCTCCACCATCAAACCGTTCATGGCGCTGGCCGGACTGTATTACGGCACGCGTTCGCCGGGCCGCACCATCAGCGATCCGGGCTACTTCACCCTGCCGGGCAGCAGCCACCGGTACCGCGACTGGAAAGCGGGCGGGCACGGCAGCGTGGACATGTTCAAATCCATCGTCATCTCCTGCGACACCTACTATTACGGACTCGCGGTCGATATGGGCATCGACAATATCCATGGCTTCCTGTCGCGCTTCAACTTCGGCAAGAAGACCGGCATCGACCTGGAAGGCGAGACATCCGGCCTCCTGCCGTCACAGGAATGGAAGATGCGTCGCTACAAGCAAAAATGGTACACGGGCGATACCGTATCGGTGGGCATCGGGCAGGGCTACAGTCTGGTGACGCCGATGCAGCTGGCCTATGCCACCGCGACGCTGGCGAACAACGGGATCGCTTATCGTCCGCACCTGGTCAGGGAGGTGCGCAGATCGTCCGATGGCCAGAGCCGCCTGATCGTAAGCAAGCCGGAAACAGACCTGAAACTCAATCCGGCGCATCTTGATCTGGTCAAGCGCGCCATGGCGGCGGTCACGCAGCCGGGCGGTACAGCCGCACAAGCTGCCGCCGGCGCACCGTATCATATTGCCGGCAAGACCGGCACGGCACAGGTGGTCGGCATGAAACAGGGCGAGAAGTACGACGCCAGCAAGCTCGACGAACGGCACCGCGACCACGCATGGTTCATCGCGTTCGCGCCGGCCGAGCAGCCGAAGATCGCGCTGGTGGTGCTGGCCGAGAACGGCGGGCACGGCGGCGGCACGGCGGCGCCGATCGCGCGCAAGGTGATGGACTATTACCTGCTCGGCAAGGAGCCCGAGCCGTTGCCGGACAATGCCGGCGAGGAGGGCGAGAATGACTAG